From Toxorhynchites rutilus septentrionalis strain SRP chromosome 2, ASM2978413v1, whole genome shotgun sequence, a single genomic window includes:
- the LOC129767026 gene encoding uncharacterized protein LOC129767026, with translation MNNLLSMITNYVEQRDKLLLEGWMQRLEKNFSDFQSNRLQMELLEDPGADAAAAVCDEEGHRRIRSEFERDYMKVYGFIASKLKPEPTASSSGQNGVAPKVTVNDSSFARIRLPEVKLPTFDGTLANWLTFRDAFVSLIDSNPQLKPIDKFSYLVSSLSKEAKRVIESIEITAANYSVAWGLLEKRFDNKKLIVRTYIEYLLSIEPMRKECYESLARIIDEFERNLNMIQKMNVKTEGWSVLLAHMLCARLDSATLKQWEQYHSSTEIPKYENVIEFLRGHCSILQSLSSTKPRTADQPKSEPVRYPKPKFSHAVITNSSSKCCPFCTQSSHSPFHCEAFRKLPVSQRFEIVKKNSLCINCFSPSHLVRQCQSSCCRVCGQKHHTMLHQKATPRLSDSNPNLKPPTTPNQSQSTRNSTSAPSQSAPPQPLQPPNVVIPPNCNPSTSYVSTTLLGSIRTVPLTVLLQTAMVKIADSHGYAVWARALLDPASQLNLMTEQLSQKLKLRRIKTHQEIGGVGNATVISSYAVDARIKSHCSNFLTDISFHVLPGITRELPAKALCTQAWNIPVNLVLADPTFHQPGPIDMILGMEVYYELIEEGLIRLGPDLPVLQKTVLGWVVSGKVGASSSPTISFVHVCSISSLEEQLLRFWEIESCQSRSTLSVEETLCEAHFAATSTRIDSGRFITHLPKRSTVLSKLGNSKKIATRRFLALERRLNANPQLKKAYSDFIEEYYQQGHMEEITESEGLEPEAPSYYLPHHCVVRPDSLTTKLRVVFDASCATDSGISLNDGLMIGPVVQDDLVSITLRFRIPRYAIVSDIEKMYRQILLASLDRQLLKILWRDSPSEPLRTFQLTTVTYGTSCAPYQATRCLQEIAKIGEVTHPEASKVVSRDFYMDDLLTGVDDILEGQQLCSQLLVLLQSAGFCLRKWSSNCSQVLEHFPAELRDERTVFDLNSSSAPIKTLGLKWQTTTDEFLFDVPKWNDTAIITKRIALSDAAKLFDSLGLVGPVIVQAKIYLQDLWRSQKEWDEPLDNDLQQRWLEFRKNLDALRNLSVPRWVVPVVKPVSIEMHGFCDASEKAYGACIYLRALAEDGSVYINLLTAKSKIAPLGDSRKQKRICLPRLELSAALLLAHLFQKVQNAISLVTKAFFWSDSTIVLHWLSATPSRWKTFIANRVSEIQHATAGGLWAHVSGSENPADIISRGMDPEQLISTQNWWHGPDWLTNPSRFWPAFVRTSDEDFVSEDLEERPVTLAVQLIPANPIFALRSSYTALLRLIAWVRRFTFNTRPANRTHRRLGLLNAAELEEACKCLVRIAQQEAFREEFTSFANTGEVKTSSKLKALTPFIEEGILRVGGRLRHAIISPDRKHPMILPSKHPFSELVARYYHLKMLHAGPQLLIASLREKFWPLRARNLARKIVHSCINCFRCRPRLQQQIMGDLPTERVSPTSPFLRTGVDLCGPIYFRYPHRKSQPIKGYVAVFVCLSIKAAHIELVGDLSTASFLAALRRFIARRGKPRLIECDNARNFRGASREVADLANQLRDQQLQNDVIRSCADDGIDFKFIPPRSPNFGGLWEAAIKSFKTHLKATLGNSILTVEQLTTLLAQIESCMNSRPLTQISPDPEDLDVLTPGHFLIHRPLATLAEPSYEQLPFNRLDHWQQVQEFLRRLWKRWATEYLSGLQPKTKWTRKKDNISIGTLVLVKDDGLPPLKWRYGRVTHIFRGDDGNIRVVVVKTKDGEYRRTISKICVLPIDQSMPPAASEAADDL, from the coding sequence ATGAACAATCTTCTGAGCATGATAACTAACTATGTTGAGCAAAGAGATAAATTACTACTCGAGGGATGGATGCAGCGATTGGAGAAAAACTTTTCCGATTTCCAGTCAAATCGATTGCAGATGGAACTGCTCGAGGACCCGGGGGCTGATGCTGCCGCAGCTGTATGTGACGAGGAAGGGCATAGAAGAATCCGAAGTGAATTCGAGCGCGATTACATGAAGGTGTATGGGTTTATCGCATCTAAACTTAAACCAGAACCTACTGCGTCTTCTTCAGGTCAAAATGGCGTGGCACCAAAAGTTACAGTAAATGATTCATCATTCGCTCGAATACGGTTACCAGAAGTGAAGCTTCCCACATTCGATGGTACTCTAGCAAATTGGCTTACCTTTCGTGATGCTTTTGTAAGCCTGATCGATTCTAACCCGCAACTGAAACCGATTGATAAATTTTCGTATCTTGTTTCCTCTCTCTCTAAGGAGGCAAAACGCGTGATCGAATCTATCGAAATTACCGCAGCGAATTACTCAGTAGCTTGGGGACTACTTGAGAAGAGGTTTGACAACAAAAAACTTATCGTGAGAACATACATTGAATATTTACTTTCTATCGAGCCAATGCGCAAGGAATGTTATGAATCCTTAGCGCGTATCATCGATGAATTCGAACGCAATTTGAACATGATTCAGAAGATGAATGTGAAAACCGAAGGTTGGAGTGTACTACTTGCGCATATGCTGTGCGCACGCTTGGATAGCGCAACGCTCAAACAGTGGGAGCAATATCACAGCTCTACCGAAATCCCAAAATACGAGAATGTTATCGAGTTTTTACGCGGACACTGTTCTATTCTGCAGTCTTTGTCGTCGACGAAACCCCGTACTGCAGACCAACCCAAATCAGAACCAGTTCGGTATCCGAAGCCGAAGTTTAGTCATGCTGTCATCACTAATTCATCATCGAAATGTTGTCCGTTCTGCACACAGTCATCGCATTCGCCTTTCCACTGCGAGGCTTTTCGAAAACTTCCCGTTTCCCAACGATTCGAAATAGTGAAGAAAAATTCGCTCTGCATAAACTGCTTCTCGCCTTCCCACCTCGTCAGACAATGCCAGTCGAGTTGCTGTCGAGTGTGTGGACAGAAACATCATACTATGTTGCACCAAAAAGCCACACCTCGTTTGTCGGATTCCAATCCGAATCTGAAACCACCAACAACACCCAACCAATCTCAGTCCACTCGCAATAGTACAAGTGCTCCTTCTCAGTCCGCCCCGCCCCAACCTTTGCAACCGCCAAACGTTGTGATTCCGCCAAATTGTAACCCATCGACTAGCTATGTGTCAACTACTCTTCTCGGCAGTATTCGTACCGTTCCGCTGACTGTTCTACTGCAAACCGCAATGGTGAAGATCGCTGATAGTCACGGTTATGCTGTATGGGCTCGTGCTTTATTAGATCCTGCGTCGCAGCTGAACTTAATGACCGAGCAGCTGTCGCAGAAACTGAAGCTACGACGTATCAAAACTCATCAGGAAATCGGTGGTGTGGGGAATGCCACTGTCATTTCGTCGTACGCTGTTGACGCTCGCATAAAATCACATTGTTCGAATTTCCTCACGGATATCTCATTCCACGTACTACCGGGCATTACTCGCGAACTTCCAGCGAAGGCTTTGTGTACCCAAGCGTGGAACATACCGGTTAACCTCGTTCTCGCAGATCCTACCTTCCATCAACCTGGACCCATTGATATGATTTTGGGGATGGAAGTCTACTACGAACTTATCGAAGAAGGTTTGATTCGTCTTGGTCCGGATCTACCAGTACTGCAGAAAACAGTTCTCGGATGGGTTGTTTCCGGCAAGGTCGGCGCATCGTCTTCACCCACAATAAGTTTCGTCCACGTCTGCAGTATTAGTTCACTTGAAGAGCAGTTGTTACGCTTTTGGGAAATAGAGTCGTGTCAATCTCGTAGCACCTTATCGGTAGAAGAAACGCTTTGCGAAGCGCATTTTGCAGCGACATCTACTCGGATTGATTCGGGACGTTTCATAACTCATCTCCCGAAAAGGTCGACCGTTCTCTCAAAACTCGGAAATTCTAAGAAAATTGCCACACGACGATTTCTCGCTTTGGAGCGACGCCTTAACGCTAATCCACAATTGAAGAAAGCCTATTCGGACTTCATCGAGGAGTATTATCAGCAAGGACATATGGAGGAGATAACTGAATCCGAAGGCCTGGAGCCGGAAGCCCCATCGTATTATCTGCCGCATCACTGCGTCGTAAGACCTGACAGCTTGACTACCAAACTACGCGTAGTATTCGACGCTTCATGTGCCACAGATAGCGGAATATCCCTCAACGACGGATTAATGATTGGCCCCGTCGTTCAAGACGATCTGGTATCTATTACTCTACGTTTTCGGATTCCCCGATACGCGATTGTGTCGGACATTGAGAAGATGTACCGGCAAATCCTACTTGCTTCGCTAGACCGTCAGCTTCTCAAGATCCTCTGGCGAGATTCCCCGTCAGAACCTCTGCGAACCTTCCAACTGACGACCGTTACTTACGGTACTTCCTGCGCACCATATCAGGCAACCAGGTGCTTGCAAGAAATCGCCAAAATTGGAGAAGTCACACACCCAGAAGCCTCCAAGGTCGTATCCAGAGATTTTTATATGGACGACTTACTAACCGGCGTTGATGACATCCTGGAAGGCCAGCAGCTGTGTTCCCAGTTGTTGGTTTTGCTTCAGTCTGCTGGATTTTGTCTCCGGAAGTGGTCTTCGAATTGTTCGCAGGTTCTCGAACACTTCCCAGCTGAATTGCGTGACGAACGAACCGTTTTCGACCTGAATTCCTCCTCCGCTCCTATAAAAACACTAGGATTGAAATGGCAGACTACAACTGATGAATTCCTATTCGACGTACCCAAATGGAACGATACCGCTATAATCACAAAACGGATTGCGCTGTCGGATGCTGCCAAATTATTCGATTCCCTTGGCCTTGTCGGCCCGGTAATCGTACAGGCCAAAATCTACCTCCAGGACTTGTGGCGAAGCCAGAAGGAATGGGACGAACCTCTCGACAATGACCTCCAACAGCGATGGCTCGAATTCCGCAAAAATCTCGACGCTCTCCGGAATCTTTCTGTTCCTCGATGGGTTGTACCAGTCGTCAAACCGGTGTCGATTGAAATGCATGGATTTTGCGATGCATCGGAAAAGGCGTACGGTGCGTGCATCTACCTTCGTGCCCTAGCTGAAGATGGATCAGTCTATATCAACCTCCTTACCGCAAAATCGAAAATAGCTCCTCTGGGAGACTCTCGGAAGCAGAAACGAATCTGCTTACCTCGGCTGGAACTTTCGGCAGCACTTCTCCTCGCACACTTGTTCCAGAAGGTGCAGAATGCAATCTCTCTCGTAACGAAAGCATTCTTTTGGTCGGACTCTACAATTGTCCTTCATTGGTTGTCCGCTACTCCGTCCCGCTGGAAAACCTTCATCGCAAACCGGGTCTCGGAGATACAACATGCAACGGCAGGTGGCTTATGGGCTCATGTTTCAGGCTCTGAGAATCCGGCAGATATTATTTCTCGAGGAATGGATCCCGAACAACTCATATCAACACAGAATTGGTGGCACGGACCCGACTGGCTAACCAATCCCTCTCGCTTTTGGCCTGCTTTCGTACGTACATCGGATGAAGACTTCGTTTCAGAAGACCTCGAAGAAAGGCCTGTTACTCTGGCCGTCCAGCTAATTCCAGCAAATCCCATATTTGCTCTACGTTCATCGTACACAGCCCTCCTACGTTTAATTGCGTGGGTTCGAAGATTTACCTTCAATACGAGACCTGCTAACCGTACACATCGTCGACTAGGTCTCCTTAATGCAGCAGAGCTTGAGGAAGCGTGCAAATGTCTTGTTCGTATCGCACAACAAGAAGCCTTTCGAGAAGAGTTCACTTCGTTCGCAAACACTGGTGAGGTCAAAACGTCGTCCAAATTGAAAGCGTTAACACCGTTTATCGAAGAAGGCATCCTGCGAGTTGGTGGCCGGCTGCGGCACGCAATAATTTCTCCAGATCGCAAACATCCGATGATTCTACCATCAAAACACCCGTTCTCAGAACTAGTTGCTCGATACTATCACCTGAAAATGCTGCATGCAGGACCGCAATTGCTAATCGCATCTCTCAGGGAGAAATTCTGGCCTTTGCGCGCTCGAAATCTTGCGCGTAAGATCGTACATTCCTGTATCAACTGCTTTCGCTGTCGTCCAAGGCTCCAACAGCAAATCATGGGCGATCTTCCGACTGAACGCGTTTCTCCTACGTCGCCGTTCCTGCGCACAGGTGTCGATCTGTGTGGGCCTATATATTTTCGCTATCCTCATCGGAAATCGCAGCCCATCAAGGGTTATGTGGCAGTTTTTGTCTGCCTTTCGATCAAGGCAGCTCATATTGAGCTCGTTGGAGATCTTTCAACGGCATCGTTCCTTGCTGCTCTCAGACGGTTCATCGCACGTCGAGGTAAACCAAGACTCATCGAGTGCGATAACGCACGAAATTTTCGAGGTGCTTCTCGAGAAGTGGCAGACTTGGCCAACCAACTCAGGGATCAACAACTGCAAAATGACGTCATTCGCTCGTGTGCCGATGACGGCATAGATTTTAAGTTTATCCCTCCTCGTTCCCCGAACTTCGGTGGGCTGTGGGAAGCAGCCATCAAGTCTTTCAAGACTCACCTCAAAGCCACCCTCGGAAACTCTATCTTGACAGTCGAACAGCTTACTACACTCTTAGCTCAAATCGAGAGCTGCATGAACTCTCGACCTCTTACTCAGATTTCGCCAGACCCTGAGGACCTCGACGTTCTGACCCCAGGGCACTTCTTAATCCATCGTCCACTCGCAACGCTCGCGGAACCATCATATGAACAGCTACCGTTCAACAGATTAGACCACTGGCAGCAGGTCCAAGAGTTCCTTCGTCGACTTTGGAAACGCTGGGCGACGGAATATCTTTCCGGACTCCAGCCAAAAACTAAATGGACCCGCAAGAAGGACAACATTAGCATCGGTACTCTAGTGCTGGTGAAAGATGACGGATTACCACCACTCAAATGGCGCTACGGTAGAGTAACCCACATCTTTCGGGGTGACGACGGCAACATTCGTGTCGTCGTAGTCAAGACCAAGGACGGAGAGTACAGGCGCACAATCTCCAAAATTTGTGTGCTGCCCATCGACCAATCAATGCCACCTGCAGCGAGTGAAGCTGCCGATGACCTCTGA